One Brassica napus cultivar Da-Ae chromosome C4, Da-Ae, whole genome shotgun sequence genomic region harbors:
- the LOC106433952 gene encoding mitogen-activated protein kinase 20: protein MMQQDPQRKKNNLEMEFFSDYGDASRFKIQEVIGKGSYGVVCSAIDTLTGEKVAIKKIHDIFEHISDAARILREIKLLRLLRHPDIVEIKHIMLPPSRREFKDIYVVFELMESDLHQVIKANDDLTKEHYQFFLYQLLRALKYIHTANVYHRDLKPKNILANANCKLKICDFGLARVAFNDTPTTIFWTDYVATRWYRAPELCGSFYSKYTPAIDIWSIGCIFAEVLMGKPLFPGKNVVHQLDLMTDLLGTPSLDTISRVRNEKARRYLTSMRKKPPIPFTQKFPNADPLSLKLLERLLAFDPKDRPTAEEALADPYFKGLAKVEREPSCQPITKMEFEFERRKVTKEDIRELISREILEYHPQLLKDHMSGADKTNFLYPSAVDQFRRQFAHLEENSGKTGPVAPLERKHASLPRSTVIHSTAVARGGQPKLMNNTNTLNPETTQNIPLNHHATLQAQQRNLSAAKPSAFMGPVAPFDNGRSSRDAYDPRSFIRSTTTSLPFQQQSASTAAMGKQQERRTTTTMESEKQARQISQYNRYAQPDVAINIDNNPFIMARNGMHKAENMSDHRIIIDTNLLQATAGIGVAAAAAAAAPGGSAHRKVGGVRYGMSKMY, encoded by the exons ATGATGCAGCAAGATCCTCAGCGTAAAAAG AACAATCTAGAGATGGAGTTCTTTTCTGACTACGGTGACGCCAGCAGGTTCAAAATCCAAGAAGTAATCGGAAAAGGCAGCTACGGAGTCGTCTGCTCAGCCATAGACACCCTTACCGGCGAGAAAGTCGCCATCAAGAAAATACACGACATCTTCGAGCATATATCAGACGCCGCCAGGATCCTCCGGGAGATAAAACTCCTCAGGCTCCTGAGGCATCCGGACATAGTCGAAATCAAGCACATTATGCTCCCCCCTTCGCGGAGAGAGTTCAAAGACATCTACGTTGTGTTTGAGCTCATGGAGTCTGATCTTCACCAAGTTATTAAAGCCAATGATGATTTGACCAAAGAGCATTACCAGTTTTTCCTATACCAATTATTGCGTGCACTCAAGTACATTCACACAG CTAATGTCTACCATAGAGATCTGAAGCCAAAGAATATATTGGCTAATGCAAACTGTAAACTCAAGATTTGTGATTTTGGATTGGCGAGAGTGGCTTTCAATGACACCCCCACAACAATCTTCTGGACA GACTATGTTGCTACAAGATGGTATAGAGCTCCAGAGCTTTGCGGATCTTTTTACTCAAAG TATACACCAGCAATTGATATCTGGAGTATAGGCTGCATTTTCGCCGAAGTATTGATGGGAAAGCCACTTTTCCCTGGAAAGAATGTGGTTCACCAGCTTGATCTTATGACTGATCTGCTCGGGACACCTTCCCTGGACACCATCTCCCGG GTGAGGAATGAGAAGGCAAGGAGGTACTTGACAAGCATGAGGAAGAAGCCACCTATTCCGTTTACTCAGAAGTTTCCAAACGCAGATCCTTTGTCTTTGAAGCTGTTGGAGAGGCTTCTCGCTTTTGATCCAAAAGACCGGCCAACCGCTGAAGAG GCACTTGCGGATCCATATTTCAAAGGACTGGCGAAAGTGGAGAGGGAGCCATCGTGTCAGCCCATTACGAAGATGGAGTTTGAGTTCGAGAGAAGGAAGGTCACTAAAGAAGATATCAGAGAGCTGATATCTAGGGAGATACTTGAGTACCATCCTCAGCTGCTAAAAGATCACATGAGCGGTGCTGATAAAACCAATTTTCTCTATCCAAG TGCTGTTGATCAATTTAGAAGACAGTTTGCACATCTTGAAGAAAACAGTGGGAAGACTGGCCCTGTTGCACCTCTAGAAAGGAAACATGCCTCTCTTCCCAG ATCAACAGTTATACACTCAACGGCAGTTGCAAGAGGAGGACAACCAAAACTTATGAACAACACAAACACATTGAACCCtgaaacaactcaaaacattcCTCTTAATCATCATGCAACGTTACAAGCACAACAAAGAAACCTCTCAG CTGCCAAACCAAGCGCATTCATGGGCCCGGTGGCGCCTTTTGACAACGGTAGAAGCAGTAGAGATGCATACGACCCGAGATCATTCATCCGCAGCACTACTACTTCTCTCCCCTTTCAACAACAGTCTGCATCAACAGCCGCCATGGGGAAGCAACAAGAGAggagaacaacaacaaccatgGAGTCTGAGAAGCAGGCAAGGCAGATATCTCAATACAACAGATACGCACAACCAGACGTGGCAATCAACATAGATAACAACCCGTTTATCATGGCTCGAAACGGAATGC